GTGACTTTTAATGatgttgaaatataatttaattgatatatgtatCATCTTACCGTACTTCTTCATCGGATACCCGATCATCATTTTCTATTTCGTAGATATCTGCCGTCAGGGAATTCTCACTGACACAGGGAAAAGACTGCAGCTCACCAGAATGCTCTGTCTTACCATTTCCCCAATCATACTATTGTGGGGTTTCACTGTGTTCACCCTTACTGAATCCATCACTGAAAAGACGACTGCTGAAGAGGTAAGTTCCACTAAACATGACCTCAGTTTCCAGACAAAAACTGGTAAAGCACTCATTTTGGCGCACACAAGTCGTTTACGTATGTTAAGGTACTCATTTTGTGGCGCTGCATTTTCCCGAATTAGCAATATATAACGAATTAACGTAATAAAGAATTGACACTCTCTCATGATTTTTCTATATAGATAGTATATATAgtgcacgagtgaaaaatatcaaaatattaggcacactagtgaaatatatgtattactatTGAATGTACTGTTAGCTATTCTATTCATtacattttaaagcaaaatataccgaggaAGCTCAATCTCTCCAAGACTTCATTGCAGTCCCCTGTCAACGGCTCACAAttcgtgacgttatgtattctatcttacattatgacgtcatataacatgaggcagagctatatgcaaatctCAATTTTTCCTATTGTCGTTTGGAATCAGAAAAAGTGAATTTTTCCACTTCtgaaaaatataagaaaaagtgatatttttttttccacTTGTGTAATATATGACTTTTATAGAATTAATacttttcgatatttcactgtttAGCATGTAAAAATGTGTTATTAGCTAAATCACAGTTTAAAAGAGATAAAATTAGGATCACCGCCAAAATACGttcatttacagtatatattcaGCTTGAAACATCCGTTTAGCTCGTATGCATTATTTAATCTATTCTGCAATCATTCATTTGAGTGTATAGTGCTGAATTTagtaataattgtttttttatgtattaaGGTGCTGCTATGTGGTATTTCTTTTGAGTAATACTAAGCATtttgttgtgtactgtacagaAAGTGGTGATGTCGTTTATTGCACTAAAACCTAGCCGTTAAAATGTCACTTttctaaatgaaaaaaatatataaatatattgttattcgTTGGGGCAAAtaacatgattatatatatctatttatctatGTAATTAAGTAGAGGTAGATGATCTTCACAATTCCTCACCTGCTGGTATCACAGGTCCTTTTGTCTCTAATTCATTTcataatgaaaatcaaaatggtTATCCTATAAATTAGCATACAGATACTGTAAATCAGGTAGGGTTACATGCTAAACTATGAACTCGTGTTTGTTTTCTAGAACATGCGTCAGCTAATGTTTACAATGGAAGTAGGACAGCTAATCCATCACCTGCAGCGGGAACGTGACATGAGCGTGCTCTACCTTAGTGCTCTGGGACCAGAAACCAGGACATTCTTGTTGGACGAGTACATCGAAACGGACAACGCCCTTACCGCCTTGACAACCTGGCCAAACGATTCGACCTGGTCGGGTTGGGACGACCCCGTATTTGTCTCCAGGGAAACTTTGCTGGctcacctgtcgcgtcatagACAGTTTGTGAATAAAAACCAGTATGATATTTACTTTGAAATAGATTTCTATAATGCCATTATTGATACCATGCTGTACTGGTTTACAAAGACCGTCAGTAGCGGCACGTTCGCCAGTGTCTGGCGTGATCTAATCGCTTACGCCAAAATCACAATTGGAAAGCAAGATGCTGGTGTAGAACGGGCTTTAGGGACTTATTTTTTTGTAAAGGGCGGCTTTAACAGTCAGGACGCGTTTGAACTGTACAATCGACGAGTACACAAGTTCCGAGCCTTCTACTACACTGCACATATGTATTCTAATCAGGTGGATAATCTGTTCAAAGAAGGATACTTCAGCGCCTCTTACAATGTCACCAAGACAGTCAATCTGTATCGATATGAAATACAGAACTCCGAAGAAAATGTTCTTAATCCAAATGTACTAAAAGCACAGAAATGGTTTGACAATATGACGATTTATATGGACGCACTTCTTGATATACAAGTTAAGCTAGGTGAAAGTATTTTAGCTCAGATAAACGTTAATCTCGCGTCGATCACGGAAAGCATGACAATCAGCATCACGTGCTTGgttattgttttctttatttgtcCATTCGTTGTAGTATCTACTGAAGCTCTTACAAGTAGTATCCAAAACTATGCCATCATACTTGTACATAAGACAAAAGAACTCTCCAAAGAAAAGAGGAGGACAGATTCGCTTCTCTATCAGATGGTGCCTAAACCGATCGCCGATAAACTAAAGAAAAATCTGCATATTGATGCCGAATATTTTAAATCTGCTACTGTGTTCTTCATCGATATTTTTGACTTTAACCGACTTGTGATGGTCAGCTCTCCAATAGAAATCGTGGATTTGTTGAGTGCTGTCTACAGGAATATTGACGAGCGCCTAGATAGTTTTGATGTATATAAAGTTGAGACCATCAATGATTGTTACATGGTTTCATCAGGTGAGTTACTCAATCAAAAGTTAATTTGGTCTTACGGTATTGCTGGTAATTTATGCGGGGATTTAATTTCACTATAGCGCGAAGATAAATCCCCTGTGAATATTTATAACCAAACACAaatgtatagaaatatttaGAAGGCGTGTACACGCGATTTGATACTAGCAAACCAGGTGTGACAAggacaaccgcgaaatattaCCCCAGTAAAATTTAATAACTTAACAGTATTATCTTTTTCTTTTCAAGGGCCTCTGTCCATATTTTTTGTTGGTATATTTTCCCtggttttattgattttgagttgTTGTTTT
This genomic stretch from Pecten maximus chromosome 16, xPecMax1.1, whole genome shotgun sequence harbors:
- the LOC117314732 gene encoding uncharacterized protein LOC117314732, which gives rise to MAKTSSTVNNVSSTLSFGSSDVQSRNKNICRQGILTDTGKRLQLTRMLCLTISPIILLWGFTVFTLTESITEKTTAEENMRQLMFTMEVGQLIHHLQRERDMSVLYLSALGPETRTFLLDEYIETDNALTALTTWPNDSTWSGWDDPVFVSRETLLAHLSRHRQFVNKNQYDIYFEIDFYNAIIDTMLYWFTKTVSSGTFASVWRDLIAYAKITIGKQDAGVERALGTYFFVKGGFNSQDAFELYNRRVHKFRAFYYTAHMYSNQVDNLFKEGYFSASYNVTKTVNLYRYEIQNSEENVLNPNVLKAQKWFDNMTIYMDALLDIQVKLGESILAQINVNLASITESMTISITCLVIVFFICPFVVVSTEALTSSIQNYAIILVHKTKELSKEKRRTDSLLYQMVPKPIADKLKKNLHIDAEYFKSATVFFIDIFDFNRLVMVSSPIEIVDLLSAVYRNIDERLDSFDVYKVETINDCYMVSSGIPKRNRDRHAVEIANLALVLRAMIITKPFILSGDRAIKLRFGVNTGPCMAGVVGLLMPRYCLFGDTINTASRMKSYGKPNMIQISHSTYGRLSKYGFYIMRQRGNIYIKGKGEMQTYWLLGKQNDSCQAMEALSIPDEDDVITDNTMPGELTQYDNAHMTSALTVPLPGRIYPRKSTQVKSAKVSPEIKSKQKQNRSEDVKYKTYPSADSQEMQERQSRLTVIQQSEEIPQGGNEDSTSASMKEEDRFDKRYQSSTSNDPSVKENLERQSRLSVIQQLTGTEEEIPEVCNENLTLAIEIETDKGDKKYQSSTVNDPFVDVNLERATRLPVVHQPLRTEGENPAENNEEPPSTNVNETGKDTNV